The following proteins come from a genomic window of Pelagicoccus albus:
- a CDS encoding cytosine deaminase — MTLDDQPNATLIAKAPRCLLPEKLELREDAEGLSVVKIVLEGDTVKSISQHDEKPEEGCLDVSDQLLFPGFLDAHTHLDKAHSWERAPNRSGTFDEALKNLFKDKVHWTEEDVYARANYSLECAYAYGTVALRTHVDTGLDWAERSYKALSQLREDWKGKVDLQMVSLCRVDDYATDKGEALADLPIRYGANALGGMPLMNPELDSQLDRLLGFAKERGVGLDLHVDESGNPDADCLSAVARAVIRNEFTNTVVCGHCCSLAVRPIEKQKETLELVKEAGLKIVSLPMCNLYLQDRRGVGDTIQTPYWRGITLAHEFMERGVPFACASDNVRDAFYAFGDFDMLEVYRESVRIGHLDRRLQESTTVVTSQAASLMDLGEKGFGRIAPGAPARFVKFAASSLSQLLSRPRIDRQLFLEGSFKSLEIPPYRKLV, encoded by the coding sequence ATGACATTGGACGATCAGCCGAATGCTACTTTAATCGCGAAAGCGCCTCGATGCCTGCTTCCAGAAAAGCTCGAATTACGAGAAGATGCGGAAGGATTAAGTGTCGTGAAAATTGTGCTTGAGGGCGATACGGTGAAGTCCATTTCGCAACACGATGAGAAGCCCGAAGAAGGTTGCCTAGACGTTAGCGACCAGCTTCTGTTTCCGGGGTTCTTGGACGCTCACACACATTTGGACAAGGCTCACAGTTGGGAGCGGGCTCCTAACCGATCCGGTACTTTCGATGAAGCGCTCAAGAACTTGTTTAAGGACAAAGTTCATTGGACTGAGGAAGATGTCTATGCACGCGCGAACTACTCGCTCGAGTGCGCCTATGCCTATGGAACTGTGGCGCTTCGCACGCACGTGGATACGGGCTTGGATTGGGCGGAACGCAGTTACAAAGCCCTCAGTCAGCTACGAGAAGACTGGAAAGGAAAGGTCGATTTGCAGATGGTAAGCCTTTGTCGAGTCGACGACTACGCAACGGATAAGGGCGAGGCTCTTGCAGACCTTCCCATTCGATACGGAGCCAATGCCTTGGGTGGCATGCCGCTCATGAACCCTGAACTTGATTCGCAACTTGATCGCCTCTTGGGATTCGCGAAAGAAAGGGGTGTCGGATTGGACTTGCACGTAGACGAAAGCGGCAATCCAGATGCGGACTGTCTGTCAGCGGTCGCTCGTGCTGTTATACGTAATGAATTCACAAATACAGTCGTGTGCGGACACTGTTGCAGTCTTGCCGTTAGGCCGATCGAAAAGCAAAAAGAGACGCTCGAACTGGTGAAAGAAGCGGGACTGAAAATCGTTTCCTTGCCCATGTGCAACTTGTATCTGCAGGATCGCAGAGGAGTCGGTGATACTATCCAAACTCCGTATTGGAGAGGGATTACTTTAGCGCATGAATTCATGGAACGAGGGGTCCCTTTCGCTTGCGCCAGCGACAATGTGCGGGATGCATTTTATGCGTTTGGCGATTTCGATATGCTGGAAGTCTACCGCGAGTCGGTTCGCATCGGCCACCTAGATCGTCGCTTGCAGGAATCAACGACGGTGGTGACATCGCAAGCGGCTTCGCTGATGGATTTGGGAGAAAAAGGTTTTGGAAGAATTGCACCGGGGGCTCCTGCACGTTTCGTAAAATTCGCTGCTAGTAGTCTAAGCCAGTTGCTAAGCCGACCTCGAATCGACCGGCAGCTGTTCTTGGAAGGGAGCTTTAAGTCTTTAGAAATTCCGCCATATCGGAAACTCGTCTAG
- a CDS encoding DUF2165 family protein — MPIRLCKIALTAASVPFLLLVVFNNITDYGSNYAFVEGVLKMDTTFEGNGAMWRSIDSPWVYHVFYATIICWEFVSMVILGMGVLRLYKARGKSAAEFNKAKGLAVLGLTVSMLQWYLAFLVVGAEWFLMWQSNSFNGQDAATRMFLTMGISLLFLISKDSELES, encoded by the coding sequence ATGCCGATTCGCCTTTGTAAAATTGCCCTGACTGCCGCTTCTGTTCCGTTTCTGCTTCTCGTTGTATTTAACAACATCACCGACTACGGATCCAATTACGCCTTTGTGGAAGGTGTCCTCAAGATGGATACAACTTTCGAAGGGAATGGGGCTATGTGGCGTTCAATTGATTCACCTTGGGTCTATCATGTTTTCTACGCCACGATTATTTGCTGGGAGTTCGTTTCCATGGTGATTCTCGGGATGGGTGTCCTTCGCCTATACAAAGCCCGTGGCAAGAGCGCTGCGGAATTCAACAAGGCCAAAGGGCTAGCTGTTTTGGGACTGACTGTGAGCATGCTGCAGTGGTACTTGGCCTTCCTCGTAGTGGGAGCGGAGTGGTTCCTGATGTGGCAATCCAACTCCTTCAACGGACAGGACGCCGCGACGCGTATGTTTCTCACAATGGGAATCTCGCTGCTTTTCCTGATTTCTAAGGACAGCGAGTTGGAGTCATGA